The genomic DNA GGTGGCGGACAGCATGTGATAAAAGGGTGCGGGCATCCATGGCAAGTCACGTTACTCCACAGCTTGGTTCTGGGCAATGCCGGATTTGCCAGTCGTCCTTCCCTCTGGTAAAGGGGGAGTCCCGAATGAAATTACGTCGGCTGCTTGTCGACACAAAGGAGCATAAAAATGATCAAAATGGAAACCAGCATGGGCGATATCGTCATCGAACTCGATTTTGAGAACGCCCCCAAGACCGCAGAAAATTTTCAGCAATATGTTGAGGAAGGCTTCTACGACGGCCTCATCTTTCATCGCGTCATTTCCAATTTCATGGTCCAGGGCGGCGGCATGGACAAGGACATGAAGGAAAAGGCGACCCGTGAGCCCATCAAGAACGAAGCCAACAACGGCCTGAAGAATGACTGCTACACCCTGGCCATGGCCCGCACCATGGACCCGCATTCCGCTTCTTCCCAGTTCTTCATCAACGTAAAGGACAACGGTTTTCTCAACTTCTCTTCCGAAACTCCCCAGGGTTGGGGCTACGCCGTGTTCGGCAAGGTGGTCGAAGGGAAAGACGTGGTAGACCAGATCAAAGGCGTTGACACCGGCCGTCACGGGTTCCACGACGACGTTCCTGTCGAGCCCGTCTTCATCAACAAGGCGACAGTGGTCGAGTAAGCCTGTTTCCAATAGCAGTGCATCTGCACCACTCTTGAAAGCCTTTAGGCTGAAAGAACAAGAAAGGCCCTGCACTTGGAGCAGGGCCTTTTTTCAATGTTTTTTCATATGGAAATCTAATCGGAGCCGGAAGCGGCGCAGATACGCCACTCTCGCAAGTCGACTTACACCTTGAGATTCAGGCCGGCGAAGGAGGTGCTGCCCGTGCCGAAGGACAGCAGGCCGCCGCCGTCGAACCAACTGCTCGGATCGGTGTTGTCTGCGTACCACCAGGCCAGGGATTGCTGCTGCATGCTGGTCATCAGATTGTCCTGGGACAATTGGGTGGATGCCGTGGAGGTCAGCTTGCCCAGTTGTATGATGGTTTGAAATTCTTCAACCTTGTCCGGGTTGTCTTCGAAATATTTGTCGATGATTTCCTTGCCCTTGGTATTGTCGGGCACAGAGACCTTGCCCGTGTCCGGATCATAGGTCATGACAAATTCCTGGGAGATGTCCACTCCCAGTGCCTTGAGGTCCGCCATGACCGCCGCGTCCCATTTGTCCCCCAGTTCCTCCCGGTAGTCCTCGACATCCTGGAAGGAAAGCTTGTTGTCGTCACCCTTGGGGATTTTGGCCAGATATGTCTGTATTTCCGAGCTCAAGGTAGAACTGCTGCTGTTCTTCTTATCGAGGTCAGCCGCGTTCTGGTAGAGTTGTTTTTCCTCCACTGCGGCCCTGAGCAGGGTATAGGTACCTGAGAGGAGGTTTGATCCGATGGATTGCGTTGTCATTGCCGTACTCCCGCTTTGATATGGCTTATAGGGAAATGTTTACCCGTTTATAAAGATAGCATAAGCCGTGCCAGGAGCGTCTTGACATTCGTTATGCAGGGATGGGGTTTTGGCGATAAAAAAGGCCGATCTGTCAAGACCGGCCTTGGGGGAGGGGCTTTTTTTCGGGCTAGCCGCCGAGATACGCCTTTTTAACTTCCGGATCTTCCCGCAAGTGTGCGCAGGGGCCCTGGGCCACGATTTCACCGGTGTCGATGACATAGCCGCGGTGGGCGAATTTGAGTGCCAGATTGGCGTTCTGTTCGATGAGCAGGATGGTCATGCCTTCCTCGTTGAGTTCCCTCAGGGTGCGGAACATGTCGTACATGAGCAGCGGGGCCAGACCCATGGACGGCTCGTCGAGCATGATGAAGCGGCAGCCGGACATGAGCGCGCGGCCCACGGCCAGCATCTGCTGCTCGCCGCCGGACAGGGATTCGGAACGCTGTTTCTTGCGTTCGTCCAGTCGGGGAAAGAGCGTGTATACGCGCTTGTAGTCGCGGTCGATGTCAGCCTGGCCGTCCTTTCGGGAATAGGTGGCCAGTTTGAGGTTTTCTTCCACGGTCAGGTTGCCGAAGATGTGACGGCCTTCGGGGACCAGGGCCAGGTGAAGATCGCCCACGATCTTGTCCGGGGCCATGCCCATGATGGACTTGCCGCGAAACTTGATGTCACCCTTGACGATCTTGGGCGCCTCGGGCGGCGGCAGTTGGGCCACGGCCATGAGGGTCGTGGACTTGCCTGCGCCGTTGGCGCCGATAAGAGTGACGATTTCGCCTTCGTTGACCGTGAACGAGATGCCGTGCAGGGCCTCGATGTTGCCGTATTTGACAAACAGGTTTTCGACTTCGAGAAGGGGAGTATTCATATGTTGTCGTCTCCAAGATAGGCCTTGATGACGGCCGGGTTGTTCTGGATGTCCTCGGAGGTGCCCTCCGCGATGGTGGCACCGAAATCGATGACCTTGATCCACTGGCACAGCGAGGTGACGACCTTCATCTGGTGCTCGATCATGAAGATGGTGATGTCGAAATTGTCGTGTATCCAGCGTATGAGCTTGATCAATCCTTCCACGTCCGACGAGTTCAAACCGGCGGCAGGTTCGTCCAGCAGGAGGAGCTTGGGCCGGATGGACATGGCCCTGGCGATCTCGACACGGCGTTGCAGTCCGTAGGACAGGTTCTTGGGGAACTCGTTGGCCACTTCGGTCAGGGACATGGCTTCGAGCAACTCTTCGGCGATTTCCAGAATGCGCGCCTCGCGCTGGCGGTATTTCTTGCCGCGGAGGATGGAATCCAGAACCGAGTACCCCAGACGGTAGTGCTGGGCAATGCGTATGTTGTCCAGCACGGTCATGTCGTGCCAGAGTCGGATGTTCTGGAATGTCCGCGCAATACCCATGGAGGTGACCTGATGCGGCTTGAGCCCTGCGGTCGGTTTGCCGTCCATGAGGATGGTCCCTTCGGTGGGCTGATAGAAGCCGGAGATGAGGTTGAAGATGGTGGTCTTGCCCGCTCCGTTGGGGCCGATCAGTCCCATCAACTCGCCGCCCTTCATGTCCACGGAGAATTCGGATACGGCCTGGAGGCCTCCGAAGCGCTGGGTGAGGCTGTCTATTTTAAGCAGTGACATGACGGCCTCCTATTTGAATGTGTAGTATTTTTTGAGTTTCGGGAACACGTCCGACAACTCCTTGTTGCCCATGATGCCTTCGGGCCTGAACTGCATGATCAGGACGAGGAGCAGGGGAATCATGACCCACTTGATGACACCGGCCGACGGTTCCCAGTCCGGGAATATGAAGGTGGCCGGGGCCAGCAGGAAGTCCATGAGGGCTTGGGAGCGCAAGACTTCAAGCAGGCCGGTGAACACGATGGCGGAGAGGACCGCGCCCGAAAGCGAGCCCATGCCGCCCAGATAGACCATGACCATGGCCTCGGTGGATTTGAGGATGTTGAAGGATTGCGGGTTGACGTAGCCGACGATGTGGGCGAACAGGCCGCCCGCGCAACCGGCCAGGCCTGCGGAAATCATGAAGTTGACCAGCTTGATCTTGTTGGTGTTGACCGACATGATCTCGGCTGCGGTCTCATCCTGGCATACGG from Pseudodesulfovibrio sp. S3 includes the following:
- a CDS encoding peptidylprolyl isomerase; its protein translation is MIKMETSMGDIVIELDFENAPKTAENFQQYVEEGFYDGLIFHRVISNFMVQGGGMDKDMKEKATREPIKNEANNGLKNDCYTLAMARTMDPHSASSQFFINVKDNGFLNFSSETPQGWGYAVFGKVVEGKDVVDQIKGVDTGRHGFHDDVPVEPVFINKATVVE
- a CDS encoding ABC transporter ATP-binding protein — protein: MNTPLLEVENLFVKYGNIEALHGISFTVNEGEIVTLIGANGAGKSTTLMAVAQLPPPEAPKIVKGDIKFRGKSIMGMAPDKIVGDLHLALVPEGRHIFGNLTVEENLKLATYSRKDGQADIDRDYKRVYTLFPRLDERKKQRSESLSGGEQQMLAVGRALMSGCRFIMLDEPSMGLAPLLMYDMFRTLRELNEEGMTILLIEQNANLALKFAHRGYVIDTGEIVAQGPCAHLREDPEVKKAYLGG
- a CDS encoding ABC transporter ATP-binding protein, whose translation is MSLLKIDSLTQRFGGLQAVSEFSVDMKGGELMGLIGPNGAGKTTIFNLISGFYQPTEGTILMDGKPTAGLKPHQVTSMGIARTFQNIRLWHDMTVLDNIRIAQHYRLGYSVLDSILRGKKYRQREARILEIAEELLEAMSLTEVANEFPKNLSYGLQRRVEIARAMSIRPKLLLLDEPAAGLNSSDVEGLIKLIRWIHDNFDITIFMIEHQMKVVTSLCQWIKVIDFGATIAEGTSEDIQNNPAVIKAYLGDDNI